One window of the Pieris rapae chromosome 13, ilPieRapa1.1, whole genome shotgun sequence genome contains the following:
- the LOC110997546 gene encoding uncharacterized protein LOC110997546 isoform X1, with the protein MRMSEVKSGQVSSASIHQDAKSATSQSEHVASTSVIKVLVDAWRENSTMSGMTGASMLRTRRKDVNVKPNRKLDRKSSRGMLYENEELRLRTININAEIERGQSDIKKLKRENEQLKREISALRYEYDRLDRMLRERRSSPEHSDDSASMCGACAECSDPRVAFHDLTVVPEEGEQENKPKTKSVKLKKKKSKSGSATPCICEECQKESKRISDEEKKSDKTDEKSNEPKEPSDDAPVTKQPTQSQNNVLAQPNTDDNENERTVDVLVHDAPNVPSFFQSVTSHPCHITGPPPPGFVTTPYLAPRFPTGGNVEDLLGDVQHSQTTIHTTYIQQNSVYMCNTQKILQNHCCCQSRDEAAKPEVCQEQPKCYVTEKNIELTYDYPRTTPIPSTPSPKSSDDLQTTTTEVASTVVFVERRIPVKPKKFDFFFRSRSAPVGENEEPIYATVNKLPKRLRRMELANLEKEVAYKTGEGESSSRTEVTQKTDSESQAQPPDDDTSRSEREKSTVQPRPESPKAKKRKRFSLTFKKRERKRREKKKEVKNGTKNGGPVQVESDNERLIEEQEQKHKHCARHRPRNTMSSSSSCPRYKRDSYQEMTTSHSEHERTNSMCSSMNSLGSACTHKSRKLSAVPQTDSIPWCGCWGAGCV; encoded by the exons GTATTAGTTGACGCATGGCGAGAAAACAGCACCATGTCGGGCATGACGGGAGCGAGCATGCTGCGTACGCGCCGAAAGGATGTCAACGTCAAACCGAATCGGAA aTTGGACCGCAAGTCGTCTCGGGGTATGCTCTACGAGAACGAAGAGCTACGGTTACGGACAATCAATATCAATGCAGAAATTGAAAGAG GTCAGTCAGATATAAAGAAGCTGAAGCGAGAGAATGAGCAACTGAAGAGGGAGATATCGGCACTCCGCTACGAGTATGACCGGCTGGACCGGATGCTGCGCGAGCGACGTTCATCGCCAGAACACTCGGAC GACAGCGCGTCGATGTGCGGCGCGTGCGCAGAATGCAGCGACCCGCGTGTCGCCTTCCACGACCTCACTGTTGTACCCGAGGAGGGCGAACAGGAAAACAAG CCAAAAACGAAATCGGTGaaactaaaaaagaaaaagagcaag AGCGGCAGTGCTACCCCGTGCATCTGTGAAGAATGCCAAAAGGAATCGAAAAGAATATCCGATGAGGAGAAAAAGTCTGATAAAACAGACGAGAAGAGCAACGAGCCGAAAGAGCCGAGTGATGACGCTCCAGTCACGAAGCAACCGACGCAATCTCAGAACAATGTGCTCGCTCAACCAAATACAGATGACAATGAAAACGAAAGAACAGTCGATGTACTAGTTCACGACGCACCGAATGTGCCGAGCTTCTTCCAATCTGTGACGTCACATCCCTGCCACATTACCGGCCCACCGCCTCCCGGTTTCGTCACCACACCATATCTGGCGCCTCGATTCCCAACGGGAGGGAACGTGGAGGACTTGCTAGGGGACGTTCAACATTCGCAAACCACAATACATACCACGTACATTCAACAAAATTCGGTATACATGTGTAACACGCAGAAGATTCTACAGAACCACTGTTGCTGCCAGAGCCGCGACGAAGCCGCTAAACCGGAAGTGTGCCAAGAGCAACCTAAGTGCTACGTTACTGAAAAGAATATAGAGCTCACGTACGATTACCCGAGAACAACGCCCATTCCGAGCACACCCAGTCCCAAATCTAGCGACGATTTACAAACAACGACCACGGAAGTGGCCAGCACTGTCGTCTTTGTAGAGAGACGGATTCCTGTAAAGCctaaaaaatttgatttctttttcCGCTCGCGCTCAGCGCCGGTCGGCGAGAACGAGGAACCGATTTATGCGACAGTCAACAAACTACCCAAGAGGTTACGGAGGATGGAGCTAGCTAATTTAGAAAAAGAAGTCGCGTACAAAACCGGAGAGGGTGAGTCCTCTTCTAGAACGGAAGTGACGcagaaaacagattcagaatcTCAAGCACAACCGCCGGACGACGACACGAGTCGCTCGGAACGGGAGAAATCGACCGTTCAGCCGCGGCCCGAATCTCCGAAAGCGAAGAAACGGAAGCGGTTCTCGCTAACGTTCAAAAAGAGGGAGAGAAAGAGGCGGGAGAAGAAAAAAGAAGTGAAGAACGGCACCAAGAACGGAGGACCCGTTCAGGTGGAGAGCGACAACGAGAGACTGATAGAAGAGCAGGAGCAGAAGCACAAGCATTGCGCGCGGCATCGGCCGCGGAATACCATGTCATCGTCGAGCTCGTGCCCGCGGTACAAGCGGGACAGCTATCAG gaaATGACAACCTCTCACTCGGAGCACGAGCGTACAAACAGCATGTGTTCGTCGATGAACTCGCTGGGCTCAGCGTGCACGCACAAGTCAAGAAAGCTGTCAGCCGTGCCTCAGACCGACTCGATACCTTGGTGCGGCTGTTGGGGGGCTGGTTGTGTGTGA
- the LOC110997546 gene encoding uncharacterized protein LOC110997546 isoform X4, producing the protein MSGMTGASMLRTRRKDVNVKPNRKLDRKSSRGMLYENEELRLRTININAEIERGQSDIKKLKRENEQLKREISALRYEYDRLDRMLRERRSSPEHSDDSASMCGACAECSDPRVAFHDLTVVPEEGEQENKPKTKSVKLKKKKSKSGSATPCICEECQKESKRISDEEKKSDKTDEKSNEPKEPSDDAPVTKQPTQSQNNVLAQPNTDDNENERTVDVLVHDAPNVPSFFQSVTSHPCHITGPPPPGFVTTPYLAPRFPTGGNVEDLLGDVQHSQTTIHTTYIQQNSVYMCNTQKILQNHCCCQSRDEAAKPEVCQEQPKCYVTEKNIELTYDYPRTTPIPSTPSPKSSDDLQTTTTEVASTVVFVERRIPVKPKKFDFFFRSRSAPVGENEEPIYATVNKLPKRLRRMELANLEKEVAYKTGEGESSSRTEVTQKTDSESQAQPPDDDTSRSEREKSTVQPRPESPKAKKRKRFSLTFKKRERKRREKKKEVKNGTKNGGPVQVESDNERLIEEQEQKHKHCARHRPRNTMSSSSSCPRYKRDSYQEMTTSHSEHERTNSMCSSMNSLGSACTHKSRKLSAVPQTDSIPWCGCWGAGCV; encoded by the exons ATGTCGGGCATGACGGGAGCGAGCATGCTGCGTACGCGCCGAAAGGATGTCAACGTCAAACCGAATCGGAA aTTGGACCGCAAGTCGTCTCGGGGTATGCTCTACGAGAACGAAGAGCTACGGTTACGGACAATCAATATCAATGCAGAAATTGAAAGAG GTCAGTCAGATATAAAGAAGCTGAAGCGAGAGAATGAGCAACTGAAGAGGGAGATATCGGCACTCCGCTACGAGTATGACCGGCTGGACCGGATGCTGCGCGAGCGACGTTCATCGCCAGAACACTCGGAC GACAGCGCGTCGATGTGCGGCGCGTGCGCAGAATGCAGCGACCCGCGTGTCGCCTTCCACGACCTCACTGTTGTACCCGAGGAGGGCGAACAGGAAAACAAG CCAAAAACGAAATCGGTGaaactaaaaaagaaaaagagcaag AGCGGCAGTGCTACCCCGTGCATCTGTGAAGAATGCCAAAAGGAATCGAAAAGAATATCCGATGAGGAGAAAAAGTCTGATAAAACAGACGAGAAGAGCAACGAGCCGAAAGAGCCGAGTGATGACGCTCCAGTCACGAAGCAACCGACGCAATCTCAGAACAATGTGCTCGCTCAACCAAATACAGATGACAATGAAAACGAAAGAACAGTCGATGTACTAGTTCACGACGCACCGAATGTGCCGAGCTTCTTCCAATCTGTGACGTCACATCCCTGCCACATTACCGGCCCACCGCCTCCCGGTTTCGTCACCACACCATATCTGGCGCCTCGATTCCCAACGGGAGGGAACGTGGAGGACTTGCTAGGGGACGTTCAACATTCGCAAACCACAATACATACCACGTACATTCAACAAAATTCGGTATACATGTGTAACACGCAGAAGATTCTACAGAACCACTGTTGCTGCCAGAGCCGCGACGAAGCCGCTAAACCGGAAGTGTGCCAAGAGCAACCTAAGTGCTACGTTACTGAAAAGAATATAGAGCTCACGTACGATTACCCGAGAACAACGCCCATTCCGAGCACACCCAGTCCCAAATCTAGCGACGATTTACAAACAACGACCACGGAAGTGGCCAGCACTGTCGTCTTTGTAGAGAGACGGATTCCTGTAAAGCctaaaaaatttgatttctttttcCGCTCGCGCTCAGCGCCGGTCGGCGAGAACGAGGAACCGATTTATGCGACAGTCAACAAACTACCCAAGAGGTTACGGAGGATGGAGCTAGCTAATTTAGAAAAAGAAGTCGCGTACAAAACCGGAGAGGGTGAGTCCTCTTCTAGAACGGAAGTGACGcagaaaacagattcagaatcTCAAGCACAACCGCCGGACGACGACACGAGTCGCTCGGAACGGGAGAAATCGACCGTTCAGCCGCGGCCCGAATCTCCGAAAGCGAAGAAACGGAAGCGGTTCTCGCTAACGTTCAAAAAGAGGGAGAGAAAGAGGCGGGAGAAGAAAAAAGAAGTGAAGAACGGCACCAAGAACGGAGGACCCGTTCAGGTGGAGAGCGACAACGAGAGACTGATAGAAGAGCAGGAGCAGAAGCACAAGCATTGCGCGCGGCATCGGCCGCGGAATACCATGTCATCGTCGAGCTCGTGCCCGCGGTACAAGCGGGACAGCTATCAG gaaATGACAACCTCTCACTCGGAGCACGAGCGTACAAACAGCATGTGTTCGTCGATGAACTCGCTGGGCTCAGCGTGCACGCACAAGTCAAGAAAGCTGTCAGCCGTGCCTCAGACCGACTCGATACCTTGGTGCGGCTGTTGGGGGGCTGGTTGTGTGTGA
- the LOC110997546 gene encoding uncharacterized protein LOC110997546 isoform X2, which yields MRMSEVKSGQVSSASIHQDAKSATSQSEHVASTSVIKVLVDAWRENSTMSGMTGASMLRTRRKDVNVKPNRKLDRKSSRGMLYENEELRLRTININAEIERGQSDIKKLKRENEQLKREISALRYEYDRLDRMLRERRSSPEHSDDSASMCGACAECSDPRVAFHDLTVVPEEGEQENKSGSATPCICEECQKESKRISDEEKKSDKTDEKSNEPKEPSDDAPVTKQPTQSQNNVLAQPNTDDNENERTVDVLVHDAPNVPSFFQSVTSHPCHITGPPPPGFVTTPYLAPRFPTGGNVEDLLGDVQHSQTTIHTTYIQQNSVYMCNTQKILQNHCCCQSRDEAAKPEVCQEQPKCYVTEKNIELTYDYPRTTPIPSTPSPKSSDDLQTTTTEVASTVVFVERRIPVKPKKFDFFFRSRSAPVGENEEPIYATVNKLPKRLRRMELANLEKEVAYKTGEGESSSRTEVTQKTDSESQAQPPDDDTSRSEREKSTVQPRPESPKAKKRKRFSLTFKKRERKRREKKKEVKNGTKNGGPVQVESDNERLIEEQEQKHKHCARHRPRNTMSSSSSCPRYKRDSYQEMTTSHSEHERTNSMCSSMNSLGSACTHKSRKLSAVPQTDSIPWCGCWGAGCV from the exons GTATTAGTTGACGCATGGCGAGAAAACAGCACCATGTCGGGCATGACGGGAGCGAGCATGCTGCGTACGCGCCGAAAGGATGTCAACGTCAAACCGAATCGGAA aTTGGACCGCAAGTCGTCTCGGGGTATGCTCTACGAGAACGAAGAGCTACGGTTACGGACAATCAATATCAATGCAGAAATTGAAAGAG GTCAGTCAGATATAAAGAAGCTGAAGCGAGAGAATGAGCAACTGAAGAGGGAGATATCGGCACTCCGCTACGAGTATGACCGGCTGGACCGGATGCTGCGCGAGCGACGTTCATCGCCAGAACACTCGGAC GACAGCGCGTCGATGTGCGGCGCGTGCGCAGAATGCAGCGACCCGCGTGTCGCCTTCCACGACCTCACTGTTGTACCCGAGGAGGGCGAACAGGAAAACAAG AGCGGCAGTGCTACCCCGTGCATCTGTGAAGAATGCCAAAAGGAATCGAAAAGAATATCCGATGAGGAGAAAAAGTCTGATAAAACAGACGAGAAGAGCAACGAGCCGAAAGAGCCGAGTGATGACGCTCCAGTCACGAAGCAACCGACGCAATCTCAGAACAATGTGCTCGCTCAACCAAATACAGATGACAATGAAAACGAAAGAACAGTCGATGTACTAGTTCACGACGCACCGAATGTGCCGAGCTTCTTCCAATCTGTGACGTCACATCCCTGCCACATTACCGGCCCACCGCCTCCCGGTTTCGTCACCACACCATATCTGGCGCCTCGATTCCCAACGGGAGGGAACGTGGAGGACTTGCTAGGGGACGTTCAACATTCGCAAACCACAATACATACCACGTACATTCAACAAAATTCGGTATACATGTGTAACACGCAGAAGATTCTACAGAACCACTGTTGCTGCCAGAGCCGCGACGAAGCCGCTAAACCGGAAGTGTGCCAAGAGCAACCTAAGTGCTACGTTACTGAAAAGAATATAGAGCTCACGTACGATTACCCGAGAACAACGCCCATTCCGAGCACACCCAGTCCCAAATCTAGCGACGATTTACAAACAACGACCACGGAAGTGGCCAGCACTGTCGTCTTTGTAGAGAGACGGATTCCTGTAAAGCctaaaaaatttgatttctttttcCGCTCGCGCTCAGCGCCGGTCGGCGAGAACGAGGAACCGATTTATGCGACAGTCAACAAACTACCCAAGAGGTTACGGAGGATGGAGCTAGCTAATTTAGAAAAAGAAGTCGCGTACAAAACCGGAGAGGGTGAGTCCTCTTCTAGAACGGAAGTGACGcagaaaacagattcagaatcTCAAGCACAACCGCCGGACGACGACACGAGTCGCTCGGAACGGGAGAAATCGACCGTTCAGCCGCGGCCCGAATCTCCGAAAGCGAAGAAACGGAAGCGGTTCTCGCTAACGTTCAAAAAGAGGGAGAGAAAGAGGCGGGAGAAGAAAAAAGAAGTGAAGAACGGCACCAAGAACGGAGGACCCGTTCAGGTGGAGAGCGACAACGAGAGACTGATAGAAGAGCAGGAGCAGAAGCACAAGCATTGCGCGCGGCATCGGCCGCGGAATACCATGTCATCGTCGAGCTCGTGCCCGCGGTACAAGCGGGACAGCTATCAG gaaATGACAACCTCTCACTCGGAGCACGAGCGTACAAACAGCATGTGTTCGTCGATGAACTCGCTGGGCTCAGCGTGCACGCACAAGTCAAGAAAGCTGTCAGCCGTGCCTCAGACCGACTCGATACCTTGGTGCGGCTGTTGGGGGGCTGGTTGTGTGTGA
- the LOC110997546 gene encoding uncharacterized protein LOC110997546 isoform X3, with product MFKVLVDAWRENSTMSGMTGASMLRTRRKDVNVKPNRKLDRKSSRGMLYENEELRLRTININAEIERGQSDIKKLKRENEQLKREISALRYEYDRLDRMLRERRSSPEHSDDSASMCGACAECSDPRVAFHDLTVVPEEGEQENKPKTKSVKLKKKKSKSGSATPCICEECQKESKRISDEEKKSDKTDEKSNEPKEPSDDAPVTKQPTQSQNNVLAQPNTDDNENERTVDVLVHDAPNVPSFFQSVTSHPCHITGPPPPGFVTTPYLAPRFPTGGNVEDLLGDVQHSQTTIHTTYIQQNSVYMCNTQKILQNHCCCQSRDEAAKPEVCQEQPKCYVTEKNIELTYDYPRTTPIPSTPSPKSSDDLQTTTTEVASTVVFVERRIPVKPKKFDFFFRSRSAPVGENEEPIYATVNKLPKRLRRMELANLEKEVAYKTGEGESSSRTEVTQKTDSESQAQPPDDDTSRSEREKSTVQPRPESPKAKKRKRFSLTFKKRERKRREKKKEVKNGTKNGGPVQVESDNERLIEEQEQKHKHCARHRPRNTMSSSSSCPRYKRDSYQEMTTSHSEHERTNSMCSSMNSLGSACTHKSRKLSAVPQTDSIPWCGCWGAGCV from the exons GTATTAGTTGACGCATGGCGAGAAAACAGCACCATGTCGGGCATGACGGGAGCGAGCATGCTGCGTACGCGCCGAAAGGATGTCAACGTCAAACCGAATCGGAA aTTGGACCGCAAGTCGTCTCGGGGTATGCTCTACGAGAACGAAGAGCTACGGTTACGGACAATCAATATCAATGCAGAAATTGAAAGAG GTCAGTCAGATATAAAGAAGCTGAAGCGAGAGAATGAGCAACTGAAGAGGGAGATATCGGCACTCCGCTACGAGTATGACCGGCTGGACCGGATGCTGCGCGAGCGACGTTCATCGCCAGAACACTCGGAC GACAGCGCGTCGATGTGCGGCGCGTGCGCAGAATGCAGCGACCCGCGTGTCGCCTTCCACGACCTCACTGTTGTACCCGAGGAGGGCGAACAGGAAAACAAG CCAAAAACGAAATCGGTGaaactaaaaaagaaaaagagcaag AGCGGCAGTGCTACCCCGTGCATCTGTGAAGAATGCCAAAAGGAATCGAAAAGAATATCCGATGAGGAGAAAAAGTCTGATAAAACAGACGAGAAGAGCAACGAGCCGAAAGAGCCGAGTGATGACGCTCCAGTCACGAAGCAACCGACGCAATCTCAGAACAATGTGCTCGCTCAACCAAATACAGATGACAATGAAAACGAAAGAACAGTCGATGTACTAGTTCACGACGCACCGAATGTGCCGAGCTTCTTCCAATCTGTGACGTCACATCCCTGCCACATTACCGGCCCACCGCCTCCCGGTTTCGTCACCACACCATATCTGGCGCCTCGATTCCCAACGGGAGGGAACGTGGAGGACTTGCTAGGGGACGTTCAACATTCGCAAACCACAATACATACCACGTACATTCAACAAAATTCGGTATACATGTGTAACACGCAGAAGATTCTACAGAACCACTGTTGCTGCCAGAGCCGCGACGAAGCCGCTAAACCGGAAGTGTGCCAAGAGCAACCTAAGTGCTACGTTACTGAAAAGAATATAGAGCTCACGTACGATTACCCGAGAACAACGCCCATTCCGAGCACACCCAGTCCCAAATCTAGCGACGATTTACAAACAACGACCACGGAAGTGGCCAGCACTGTCGTCTTTGTAGAGAGACGGATTCCTGTAAAGCctaaaaaatttgatttctttttcCGCTCGCGCTCAGCGCCGGTCGGCGAGAACGAGGAACCGATTTATGCGACAGTCAACAAACTACCCAAGAGGTTACGGAGGATGGAGCTAGCTAATTTAGAAAAAGAAGTCGCGTACAAAACCGGAGAGGGTGAGTCCTCTTCTAGAACGGAAGTGACGcagaaaacagattcagaatcTCAAGCACAACCGCCGGACGACGACACGAGTCGCTCGGAACGGGAGAAATCGACCGTTCAGCCGCGGCCCGAATCTCCGAAAGCGAAGAAACGGAAGCGGTTCTCGCTAACGTTCAAAAAGAGGGAGAGAAAGAGGCGGGAGAAGAAAAAAGAAGTGAAGAACGGCACCAAGAACGGAGGACCCGTTCAGGTGGAGAGCGACAACGAGAGACTGATAGAAGAGCAGGAGCAGAAGCACAAGCATTGCGCGCGGCATCGGCCGCGGAATACCATGTCATCGTCGAGCTCGTGCCCGCGGTACAAGCGGGACAGCTATCAG gaaATGACAACCTCTCACTCGGAGCACGAGCGTACAAACAGCATGTGTTCGTCGATGAACTCGCTGGGCTCAGCGTGCACGCACAAGTCAAGAAAGCTGTCAGCCGTGCCTCAGACCGACTCGATACCTTGGTGCGGCTGTTGGGGGGCTGGTTGTGTGTGA
- the LOC110997546 gene encoding uncharacterized protein LOC110997546 isoform X5, producing the protein MTGWTGCCASDVHRQNTRTASMCGACAECSDPRVAFHDLTVVPEEGEQENKPKTKSVKLKKKKSKSGSATPCICEECQKESKRISDEEKKSDKTDEKSNEPKEPSDDAPVTKQPTQSQNNVLAQPNTDDNENERTVDVLVHDAPNVPSFFQSVTSHPCHITGPPPPGFVTTPYLAPRFPTGGNVEDLLGDVQHSQTTIHTTYIQQNSVYMCNTQKILQNHCCCQSRDEAAKPEVCQEQPKCYVTEKNIELTYDYPRTTPIPSTPSPKSSDDLQTTTTEVASTVVFVERRIPVKPKKFDFFFRSRSAPVGENEEPIYATVNKLPKRLRRMELANLEKEVAYKTGEGESSSRTEVTQKTDSESQAQPPDDDTSRSEREKSTVQPRPESPKAKKRKRFSLTFKKRERKRREKKKEVKNGTKNGGPVQVESDNERLIEEQEQKHKHCARHRPRNTMSSSSSCPRYKRDSYQEMTTSHSEHERTNSMCSSMNSLGSACTHKSRKLSAVPQTDSIPWCGCWGAGCV; encoded by the exons ATGACCGGCTGGACCGGATGCTGCGCGAGCGACGTTCATCGCCAGAACACTCGGAC CGCGTCGATGTGCGGCGCGTGCGCAGAATGCAGCGACCCGCGTGTCGCCTTCCACGACCTCACTGTTGTACCCGAGGAGGGCGAACAGGAAAACAAG CCAAAAACGAAATCGGTGaaactaaaaaagaaaaagagcaag AGCGGCAGTGCTACCCCGTGCATCTGTGAAGAATGCCAAAAGGAATCGAAAAGAATATCCGATGAGGAGAAAAAGTCTGATAAAACAGACGAGAAGAGCAACGAGCCGAAAGAGCCGAGTGATGACGCTCCAGTCACGAAGCAACCGACGCAATCTCAGAACAATGTGCTCGCTCAACCAAATACAGATGACAATGAAAACGAAAGAACAGTCGATGTACTAGTTCACGACGCACCGAATGTGCCGAGCTTCTTCCAATCTGTGACGTCACATCCCTGCCACATTACCGGCCCACCGCCTCCCGGTTTCGTCACCACACCATATCTGGCGCCTCGATTCCCAACGGGAGGGAACGTGGAGGACTTGCTAGGGGACGTTCAACATTCGCAAACCACAATACATACCACGTACATTCAACAAAATTCGGTATACATGTGTAACACGCAGAAGATTCTACAGAACCACTGTTGCTGCCAGAGCCGCGACGAAGCCGCTAAACCGGAAGTGTGCCAAGAGCAACCTAAGTGCTACGTTACTGAAAAGAATATAGAGCTCACGTACGATTACCCGAGAACAACGCCCATTCCGAGCACACCCAGTCCCAAATCTAGCGACGATTTACAAACAACGACCACGGAAGTGGCCAGCACTGTCGTCTTTGTAGAGAGACGGATTCCTGTAAAGCctaaaaaatttgatttctttttcCGCTCGCGCTCAGCGCCGGTCGGCGAGAACGAGGAACCGATTTATGCGACAGTCAACAAACTACCCAAGAGGTTACGGAGGATGGAGCTAGCTAATTTAGAAAAAGAAGTCGCGTACAAAACCGGAGAGGGTGAGTCCTCTTCTAGAACGGAAGTGACGcagaaaacagattcagaatcTCAAGCACAACCGCCGGACGACGACACGAGTCGCTCGGAACGGGAGAAATCGACCGTTCAGCCGCGGCCCGAATCTCCGAAAGCGAAGAAACGGAAGCGGTTCTCGCTAACGTTCAAAAAGAGGGAGAGAAAGAGGCGGGAGAAGAAAAAAGAAGTGAAGAACGGCACCAAGAACGGAGGACCCGTTCAGGTGGAGAGCGACAACGAGAGACTGATAGAAGAGCAGGAGCAGAAGCACAAGCATTGCGCGCGGCATCGGCCGCGGAATACCATGTCATCGTCGAGCTCGTGCCCGCGGTACAAGCGGGACAGCTATCAG gaaATGACAACCTCTCACTCGGAGCACGAGCGTACAAACAGCATGTGTTCGTCGATGAACTCGCTGGGCTCAGCGTGCACGCACAAGTCAAGAAAGCTGTCAGCCGTGCCTCAGACCGACTCGATACCTTGGTGCGGCTGTTGGGGGGCTGGTTGTGTGTGA
- the LOC110997546 gene encoding uncharacterized protein LOC110997546 isoform X6 — translation MTGWTGCCASDVHRQNTRTASMCGACAECSDPRVAFHDLTVVPEEGEQENKSGSATPCICEECQKESKRISDEEKKSDKTDEKSNEPKEPSDDAPVTKQPTQSQNNVLAQPNTDDNENERTVDVLVHDAPNVPSFFQSVTSHPCHITGPPPPGFVTTPYLAPRFPTGGNVEDLLGDVQHSQTTIHTTYIQQNSVYMCNTQKILQNHCCCQSRDEAAKPEVCQEQPKCYVTEKNIELTYDYPRTTPIPSTPSPKSSDDLQTTTTEVASTVVFVERRIPVKPKKFDFFFRSRSAPVGENEEPIYATVNKLPKRLRRMELANLEKEVAYKTGEGESSSRTEVTQKTDSESQAQPPDDDTSRSEREKSTVQPRPESPKAKKRKRFSLTFKKRERKRREKKKEVKNGTKNGGPVQVESDNERLIEEQEQKHKHCARHRPRNTMSSSSSCPRYKRDSYQEMTTSHSEHERTNSMCSSMNSLGSACTHKSRKLSAVPQTDSIPWCGCWGAGCV, via the exons ATGACCGGCTGGACCGGATGCTGCGCGAGCGACGTTCATCGCCAGAACACTCGGAC CGCGTCGATGTGCGGCGCGTGCGCAGAATGCAGCGACCCGCGTGTCGCCTTCCACGACCTCACTGTTGTACCCGAGGAGGGCGAACAGGAAAACAAG AGCGGCAGTGCTACCCCGTGCATCTGTGAAGAATGCCAAAAGGAATCGAAAAGAATATCCGATGAGGAGAAAAAGTCTGATAAAACAGACGAGAAGAGCAACGAGCCGAAAGAGCCGAGTGATGACGCTCCAGTCACGAAGCAACCGACGCAATCTCAGAACAATGTGCTCGCTCAACCAAATACAGATGACAATGAAAACGAAAGAACAGTCGATGTACTAGTTCACGACGCACCGAATGTGCCGAGCTTCTTCCAATCTGTGACGTCACATCCCTGCCACATTACCGGCCCACCGCCTCCCGGTTTCGTCACCACACCATATCTGGCGCCTCGATTCCCAACGGGAGGGAACGTGGAGGACTTGCTAGGGGACGTTCAACATTCGCAAACCACAATACATACCACGTACATTCAACAAAATTCGGTATACATGTGTAACACGCAGAAGATTCTACAGAACCACTGTTGCTGCCAGAGCCGCGACGAAGCCGCTAAACCGGAAGTGTGCCAAGAGCAACCTAAGTGCTACGTTACTGAAAAGAATATAGAGCTCACGTACGATTACCCGAGAACAACGCCCATTCCGAGCACACCCAGTCCCAAATCTAGCGACGATTTACAAACAACGACCACGGAAGTGGCCAGCACTGTCGTCTTTGTAGAGAGACGGATTCCTGTAAAGCctaaaaaatttgatttctttttcCGCTCGCGCTCAGCGCCGGTCGGCGAGAACGAGGAACCGATTTATGCGACAGTCAACAAACTACCCAAGAGGTTACGGAGGATGGAGCTAGCTAATTTAGAAAAAGAAGTCGCGTACAAAACCGGAGAGGGTGAGTCCTCTTCTAGAACGGAAGTGACGcagaaaacagattcagaatcTCAAGCACAACCGCCGGACGACGACACGAGTCGCTCGGAACGGGAGAAATCGACCGTTCAGCCGCGGCCCGAATCTCCGAAAGCGAAGAAACGGAAGCGGTTCTCGCTAACGTTCAAAAAGAGGGAGAGAAAGAGGCGGGAGAAGAAAAAAGAAGTGAAGAACGGCACCAAGAACGGAGGACCCGTTCAGGTGGAGAGCGACAACGAGAGACTGATAGAAGAGCAGGAGCAGAAGCACAAGCATTGCGCGCGGCATCGGCCGCGGAATACCATGTCATCGTCGAGCTCGTGCCCGCGGTACAAGCGGGACAGCTATCAG gaaATGACAACCTCTCACTCGGAGCACGAGCGTACAAACAGCATGTGTTCGTCGATGAACTCGCTGGGCTCAGCGTGCACGCACAAGTCAAGAAAGCTGTCAGCCGTGCCTCAGACCGACTCGATACCTTGGTGCGGCTGTTGGGGGGCTGGTTGTGTGTGA